AAACGGCCGGATTCGTCGAACGCGTAATCAAGGATTTCGGAGGCGTCGATGTTCTCATAAACGCTGCAGGCATCATTGCGAATGGCACGATCGAAAACACGACGCTTGCCGACTATGACCTGATGATGAACATCAACGTCCGGTCCATATTCCATCTGACGCAGCTTGCGTTGCCTTCGATCGTCGAACGCAAGGGAAACATTGTGAACGTTTCCAGCGTTACCGGTTTGCGCGCCTTCCCTGGCGTTCTCGCCTATTGCGTCAGTAAAGCTGCAATCGATCAGCTGACACGATGCGCAGCGCTGGAACTGGCGCCGAAGGGTGTTCGCGTAAATGCCGTCAATCCCGGCGTCGTGCGCACCAATCTGCACCGCAGCGCCGGCATGAACGACGACGCCTATGCCGCCTTTGTCGAGCGCAGCAAGACAACCCATCCTATCGGCCGGGTCGGTGAAGCCGAGGAAATTGCGGATCTGATTTTATTTCTGGCTTCATCAAAGGCGGGCTGGATCACCGGCGTGACGTATTCCATCGACGGAGGCCGTGCTCAAACCTGCGCACGATAGTTATCCTCGTGTCGGCAGCACGATAACTCTCCGCCACGGCACTTCGCCGTGGCTCTCGGATCCGAGTCCATGTTGCTCGATGAGCTGGTGTTGCAGGCGCCGGATGTGGGCGGATTGGGGCGCCAGCTCGATGGGTTTGCCGAACGACATGACTTTGTCCACCGCTTCGGTCACTTCGCTCAGAGCGGAATCTTCTTCCTGCTTTTGATCCTGTAATCCGAACGCGCCCATCAGGAACGCCTTCATCTGGCTGACGGTGTTGCTGCGGATGATCGCAACCTCCAGCCCATGCTCTTCGAGATCCTTTACAGTTCGTGGCTGGCGTTTTTCATGAGCTTTCAAGGTCAGGACGAGGTCGGCATCCTTCGGTGTCTTCGCGATTGTCGCCGACACCTGGAGATCATTGATCGCTCGCATCAGCCGGTCTTTGCTGACGCCATACGGATAAATCCGAATCGTCTTGCGCCCATCGGAAGC
The genomic region above belongs to Terriglobia bacterium and contains:
- a CDS encoding SDR family oxidoreductase, producing TAGFVERVIKDFGGVDVLINAAGIIANGTIENTTLADYDLMMNINVRSIFHLTQLALPSIVERKGNIVNVSSVTGLRAFPGVLAYCVSKAAIDQLTRCAALELAPKGVRVNAVNPGVVRTNLHRSAGMNDDAYAAFVERSKTTHPIGRVGEAEEIADLILFLASSKAGWITGVTYSIDGGRAQTCAR